The window AACAACATGTCATAATTCTGGACTTGGATCACAGACTAACAACAGCGCAAAAGGGTCTGATATGAGGCTAATAACAAAGTGCAATTTCACCACAATGTTTCACCAGGGTTCCGTCACACGACCAGCCTTGTGTCATGGACGACTACTTAGTGCCAATAGCCTCATTGGCACTGATAATTGTTTGTTAATCTCCTACAAGTCCCTCTTGTGCTGTCGTGCCTACATCTTGTATGACACAATGCCAGAGAGAAACTGGCACAACATCATAAGAGGGTCTGGTAGAGTCTTACTAAATTCAACAACCACAACTCACTGTCATGTATGACATGCCACTGATTGTCAGTTTCATACCTGTTATGCAGGTACGGAAGTTTTAAATGTTATTATGAAACCAACTTCTTCCTGCAATGGTAATTGCAAATAAGGCCACATGCTAATTTCCAGgcagatggaaagacagacaacaaccAGTAAGACATGTGAACAAATGCATAAAAGAACATGACCAACGGCTAAACAGACTGTCAACAGTAAAATCAAACATTCCATACCCGATCCTCCATATCCTGCCACAGGTCCAGTAGAATGAGATGGTGTTTCTCCCATGCGACGCAACCAGCCAACCTCATTTTCATTAAGGTTACCTCCATTAATCCAATCACAGAGATCAGTCTCAAATGTACAATTCTTCAACCTGCGTTCTACACATAAAAAATTTAACGAGAAACCTAACCTCCGTCACAGAATAGACATACTTATCACTTGGAGAATGAAACTTGTACTAGTTGTTCCTACACGATTTTCAATCAGCAACGTGTAGTTACCACTGTCAGTCTTCTTTGCTGCTTCCAGAATAAATGTGATTTCGACAAAATATCTACAGAAGCTTGGACCACTTGGTGAAACAGAAACCCGGACGATTTGTATTGAAAGATACTTAGATGTTGGCAAGAGTTCACGTCCATTGCGGTAAATACCCAAGTTGGATAGCATATTGTCTTGAGCAAGGTCTGGAGCAAGGTGTCCAACAGTAAATGTGAGGCGCAATTCCTCTCTGAATGTAACACGAAATTTAGACAAACCTCCTGGCAAAGCAACTGCTGGAGGTAAAGCAGGAGATTCATACAGGCATACCTCTGTAACACAGATTGACATAACAGTGATGTACAAACATGTGCGATTACTCTCACCTACACATACTTCACAGCATTTGTCAACGGGTCGATATCTCTCCTTAGCTCCACAAGTAAGTGCCAAACAAGTAATGCCCTTGTCTTTCTCACACTTAAGTGACCCATCCGTACAATTGCACTTCAAGCACCCTTTCTTATACGTACGACCCTCTACACAAGGCGGCACGTGTGTCcctatacaaacaaaacactcCAAACATGTCACAAAGTTTGAATGAATTAAATGTTAGTAAAGTCGCTAATGTCTCCtaatatcaatacatataCTACTAAAAAGATAACAATACATGATCATTTGTTCACTTGCGTCACAACTAGCACGCAAACTATTCTATACAAGTCTACCAATCATTTTAGTTGAAGATAAAGAATCACACCCTAAGTAAACATTAGATTGACACTTGCCACTTTGACAACTTGTTTGCGGAATGTCATACTTGAATCAAGGAGAGCTAATTCTACACAGTTTAGGTCACATTCACACATCTTAGGTAAATTCGCGTGTTGTCACATCAAGTTCACTTACATCGTCTTAAGCTTATTCATTGTCACATCAAGTTGGTGTAGACTCATTAATCTAATATTGGACACTTCCGTACTCATACAAAACAAGAATTTCTTTCATCTAAAGGCAATGAGTGTAGAGAATagttacacagaaacaagatATGTTAGATTGGGCGTGATTGACGTTTTGCTGTTCAAGTCCGACAGCTTACAACTTCTACTGTTGTTCGCATATATCCGACACACCTACTCAATT of the Corticium candelabrum chromosome 7, ooCorCand1.1, whole genome shotgun sequence genome contains:
- the LOC134182528 gene encoding uncharacterized protein LOC134182528 isoform X1: MSCAVVSCGLLLALATLTVHAQLQTPLATTTGCRNPRCPSTKCPEVLNCPGSLVVDNERCPCCHVCGLQLGEECSPETTDNVTAFRYCDAASGFTCKKVSNDDGSGTAVGRCVGTHVPPCVEGRTYKKGCLKCNCTDGSLKCEKDKGITCLALTCGAKERYRPVDKCCEVCVEVCLYESPALPPAVALPGGLSKFRVTFREELRLTFTVGHLAPDLAQDNMLSNLGIYRNGRELLPTSKYLSIQIVRVSVSPSGPSFCRYFVEITFILEAAKKTDSGNYTLLIENRVGTTSTSFILQVIKRRLKNCTFETDLCDWINGGNLNENEVGWLRRMGETPSHSTGPVAGYGGSGYYIYLETSRPAGEGQKAELRSVSIKAESHPTKLSFAYHMFGPNVRSLQVDQLRYDKDKKKVRHTLWTQSGNQGNKWHTASVTIGPIQPYVKSRIAFVATVGNDTLGDIAIDSIVLS
- the LOC134182528 gene encoding uncharacterized protein LOC134182528 isoform X2, with product MSCAVVSCGLLLALATLTVHAQLQTPLATTTGCRNPRCPSTKCPEVLNCPGSLVVDNERCPCCHVCGLQLGEECSPETTDNVTAFRYCDAASGFTCKKVSNDDGSGTAVGRCVGTHVPPCVEGRTYKKGCLKCNCTDGSLKCEKDKGITCLALTCGAKERYRPVDKCCEVCVEVCLYESPALPPAVALPGGLSKFRVTFREELRLTFTVGHLAPDLAQDNMLSNLGIYRNGRELLPTSKYLSIQIVRVSVSPSGPSFCRYFVEITFILEAAKKTDSGNYTLLIENRVGTTSTSFILQVIKRRLKNCTFETDLCDWINGGNLNENEVGWLRRMGETPSHSTGPVAGYGGSGVSGCSFHTFSREQHLRYWLLYIFGDFQARW